From the Prochlorococcus sp. MIT 1223 genome, the window TATTCTTATACTATAGATAAATTTTTATAGTAGAATATTAATTATTTTTCTATTATACTATTCTATAAAATAGGTTAACCAGATTTATCAAATGAATCCTATCTTTACTCCTATGGGATCGTTAACTTTAGCTTTTGCAATAGTTTCTATATTCTGGATTGCAAAAAATATAGTAGAAGGAAGGAAGGCAGAGAATCAAATTAGAGAAGCTAAGATTAAAAAATTTAATAATTCTTCTATTTATGAACAAAAGAAGCGTTTGAACCAAATTCTAAATAAGTAGTCATTTTATATATCTTGACAAATTTTAGGCACGTATTCGAATGAATTGATTCAATTAAACCTACTAAATATTATACATAAGCCAATCATAAGCTGATAGATTTGTCTGATAATATTTTACTTTTATGCCAATATATTAACATTTACTATTTAATTTGTTACTAAAATCTATTCTAAATGGAACAATTTTACAAATAGAAAAAGTGAAATATAAAGCATAATTACTTATTATTAATAAGATATAGTTTCCAATAGTAAGAGCTTAAAAATTACTATGAAATATTATTTAGTTATATCGACACTACCTGTAGGAGCAAGGAAATTGACTATTGCTGGTATCAGAAAAAGAACTGTTATTAATCTAACTGCATGAAGAGCTGCAACTGCTGCGCCAACTCCAAATTCAGCCCCAACTAGGCTCATGCCTATCGTCCCTCCAGGAGCTGCACCTAATAGTGCTACGACTTTTTCTACTCCAAGGAATTTACTAATTAATAGACCAACGAGAATGCCTGTTATCAAGAGTGTAAATGTAATAACTAGTGCTGGTTTCCAGAGTAATTGCAATTCTCCAAGTGTTTCTCTATTGATCCCTGTCCCAATTACTGTTCCTATTCCTATTCCTAATATTGTTTTTGTTCCCAAGGGCCATGATGCAACCTCAATCTGGCCACTAACACTTAACAAACCAGCACCAATTATCGCTCCAAGAAGAGGTGCTGCAGGAATCCCAGTTAAAAGCATAAGAGAACCCAAAGAAGCACCCCCAAGGATGTAAAGCAGCAAATTCAAGAAGGAAGGCATGTAAATTCAATTTGGCTATATTTCAAGTCTCGCTTTTAAGATTGATTTATCAAGGCCATCATCAAGAAAGCTTGATTTGGAGAAAAGAAGGTGAGGCAAAATCCATTGAAAACTCTTGTAAAAATTATTTGCCTAAAGTTGCAAAGAATAATAGTTAAAAATATTCTAAGTAAAGTCTGATTACAGGAAATATTAATGACTGAAGAAAAAAACGAATCTCCAATCAACTGGATCAAAATCCTTTTTGGAACTACATTAGCTTTGTGTGCTCTTAGTCTTGCCTTAATTGCTATAAATTTACGTCCTCTAGCAATATGGGCAAATTATCAAAGCGCATGTATTGAGAAAGAAAGTAGTAAAGCTCCAATTGAATGGGCTGTCAGGAAATGCAATGGTCGTTCAAAAGTTTATCAAGTGAAGTAAAGAATATAAAAATTAAATAAAAGAAAAAAGTTTAACAACGTTTATTAACTGTATATATTAGATCTAAGCAATTTGCTAAATAATAGTGAAAATAATATTCGATTAAAAGGTAATACTATGGGAGAAGCCAAAAGAAGAAAAGAGCAAGGACTACCTGCTAGAAAGAAAAATTCAACTTCCTATTCGAACTCTAAAACTCTTTTGGCAAAATATCCTATTTTTACTTTCATACTTATAGGGCTTTTTCTTGTTTTCTTAATTTACGACTTAATCAAATACTATGGTTCATAGCTCTGCTTAATTTGCAATTCAGGGAAACAGCTAGTTAATTGTATTAAGTCCAAGATCTCTGAACGATCATACGAAGAAATATTTTTACCTAAAATTCCACTGCCCTCTTGCAATGCTTCGACCTCCATTTTTTCTCTAATCAATTTTTTCCGTTCTTTACTCGACATTGCCTTAAATCGTAATTTCCTTTCTTCAGGTGATTCTTGATTTTTCATTAGTATTGATTATCAGATTATTAATATTAAATATAGGCTAAATTTTGAAAAATTGTTCTATAAAAATAATGGAATTAAAAAATAATTATTAGACTTAAAAAAAGATGTAATTATAAACCCCAGTGAAACCTTCAATGCCGACACCCTCAAAAAACGTAGTTTTCCATATCTAGTGTTACGAAGTTACCAAGGCGAGAAGCATGGCGCTATATTCAGAGTGCATGCTTTTTTTGCTAGAAAAAAGAGTGAAAATTATCCGCCATTCGTTTCCATTAAAAGATGAAGCAAAATTGGTCTTCAAAATCTTTGGAAATATACCAACAATTCAAATGACAAGGTTATGAAAGACATGAACAGCTTAAATTACTTGAAAAATCCAAGGCAAAGTGGCAATAAAGTTTCTAATCCATTTGAAGCTGATATAAACATTTTCAAAATACCCCAAGGCTTAGAAAGTCCTGACAAAGCCAAAGAAACTTTACGTATGGAAAGAATCAGACTTTTAGAAGATAGTGTTGTGCAAGACGTAGTAAGCTCAAAAATCAACTAGAACTAATTTTTGTTTAAGTTGTCAAAATAAGATTATGATTAAATGCCTTTAAAGCAAATGGCAAAAGAAAAGGAAGAAAAAGGTTTTCTTAAAAAATTTGGAAAATGGGCTCCGATTATTGGTGTGGCTTGGGTCCTATTGAATATTATTGTCCCTCTAGCCTTATTACGGATTCCTTTTGTCCATAAATACCTAGTAGCGCTAACCGAAAAGCTTCCTTTTGCTATCCCTGGGGTTAGTTAGATGAGAGAAGAACTTATTTGCTTTTCCTTGCTTGGTATTTCAGCATTGCTTCTAAATGCTGGACTCTCCTCTCAAGCTCTTCCACTCTTTTGGATAATTCTTCCATCTGTTATAAAAATCTTTTCAGAGACTAATAAAAGATTGGGACACTATGAAATATCTTAAGGAAGCAGAAGTATTGGTCCAAAGGCTAAGAAGTTTCATTGTAGACTATAGATTCCGACTAATTTGGAAATTAAAAGAACAACAAGTTGCTATCCCTTATTAATGAAGGCATAGCTACAACAAAAGAGATCATATGATTTAAAAGTTATCGTATACAAAATTTGCAGCATTAATTGGACATCCTGTCCGAGTTCATAACTCTAGGTATAGCAATTGGACATCAAGCGATAATTGAAGACGAAATTAATGGTGATCAATTTCCTTTTAGATCTAGGTTGCAATGCGCAGAGATTATGATAATGAAGCCCGTAAAACTGCTGAAACAGCCTCCGATTAGTTATTCTAATTTCTGCCAAACCTCTTGAAGAGGGAACTGACACCAGAACCAGTACCTAGTACTTATTTACACATAAAGAGTATTTGCTCCAATTTCAAGATTGGAATTTCTCGCTAAGCATTAATAGTAGAACTGTTTATTGATTAATGAATGCTGATTTAAAACTAAAAGAAACCTTGCACATGGCTATTAATAATGCTGTATCAAGAATGGAAAAATTAAAAGAAGCGGCTGATAGGCGCTGCTTATTCCAGGAATACAAGGAATGGCTAGGAGAAAATATTAATGATGAAGTTTGGGCTATCCCGATAGAGGCTATTCAGAAAGATATTGGTAAATAAAACACTCAAATAAAATCTCCCCCCCAAAGCGGCATGATGGATGAAAGATACGCAAAAACACATCAATTGTCAGTAGAGAACCTAAAAGCCTTCCTACAAGAGATTCAAAAGAACAAGGAATTACTTAAATCGGTGAAGGAAGCTGCAACGGCTAATGAAATTGCTGAAATCGCTTCTAATGCTGGATTTGAATTCAGTGGGGAGGAATTGAAATCCGTATCGAATCAAAATGTTTCAGGAGTAAAAGTTAAGAAACAGGACACTTCTCCCTCCTATAGTTTTGGTGAAAGTGGAAATTAAGAACTCTCTAATTCTTGCTTTTCAATCTGATTAGAAACAAAAACTTCTGTATAGCTGCCATCATGAGAACAAAGATGTCCCCCAGAAGAGCTTGCCTTACAGCAGCAATAATGTCAGCAACACCTACTCTTCTTTTTATAATTAATTCAAACAGATTTCCAAATTATTCAGTCTTTATTGGATGCATTCTCATTAATTGGCCACTTATACGATGGCTAGATGATCGTCAGTGGTATAGAGAATGGAAGAGAGAGGAATAACTGCAAATCATAAATCCCTTTATAAATAGATTTTCTAGCTTTTCATAATCAAATTTAAGAAACAGCTAATCGAGAAATATACGAATCTCTATTACCTGCATTTATCCATCCCGTAGCGATTGTCTTGACATGTGTTGTATTTACTCTGCCTCGATGAATGTGCGATAAACCAGCCGGAAAGATAAGGAGTTTGCCGCGCTTCGCTTCTTCATGACACCCCTGCCAATAAAATTCTGTGCCTCCTTCCTCTATATCATTGCAATACAGAATCCAGGCTAATACTCTCTTTACAGGTTCAGTGGCTTCTTCACTTACAGTCCAATCGCAATGCCATTGCTTAAATCCTTCCCCTGGAGCATAACGTTGTAAATTAAAAATCGGATTAATAAACAGAGACTTCTCCGGACAGCATTCTCTAAAAAGGGGGCGTTCATCGAGATACTTTTCGAGCCCAGCATTAACACCTCTAATTATCACTTCAGAAATAGCGAATGATTCCGGATCAGTACGATCAATAGAAACAAGACTGATATCTGTAGAAACCTTTGCTGGTTCAGAACTATGGCCAAAAGCGATTCCATTACGATATAAATCCTTACGTCGATCAAAAAACGATATAACTCCATCAGCAACTGCTTCGAAACCTTTATTGCTATAACTAGCAATCAAATCCATAGGTTTGTTGCTCATCAGATGTTAATTATGTTCTTTTAACTTTAAATGTGCAAATTCAGGTGAATCATTTTTCCTTCATAGACTAAACAAGATGAAAAGAAATATAAAGAATAAATCTAGAATTCCTTTTCTAAAATCAAATATTTAGACTCTTCAGAACAAGGCTAAACGAAAGAATTAGAGCTATTTAGTAATCTCAAACTATTGATGAAAATCAAACTTTTTAGAATGAAATTGCTCAGTTTTAACAACAAGAGCAATTACCATCGCCATCATTGGTAGTAGATTCAAAGGCTTTTGCAATGTCTCTAAGCATTATTGCTACAAACTCTGGTGGACATTGAAGTTCATTGATATAACCAGCACATGTTTGGGCTATGTCCTGCATACCTGGAAGAATAATTTTATCCACTTGTTCTTGTGTTGGTTGCCACGTGATTTGACAGTTATCAGTCATTAGTAAAAGCATTTATCAATACATCATGGCAGAAGGTATAAAATATTATGAGACATATCAGGATTTTAATTAAATCCTTAATGAGCAAAAACCATAACAAAAGCCTTTAGTAAGATATGGAGACCTATATAACAGTCATATTGATACAATTGGAATTTGTACTTTTTAGATTACAATA encodes:
- a CDS encoding Nif11-like leader peptide family natural product precursor, with translation MMDERYAKTHQLSVENLKAFLQEIQKNKELLKSVKEAATANEIAEIASNAGFEFSGEELKSVSNQNVSGVKVKKQDTSPSYSFGESGN
- a CDS encoding AbrB family transcriptional regulator, with product MPSFLNLLLYILGGASLGSLMLLTGIPAAPLLGAIIGAGLLSVSGQIEVASWPLGTKTILGIGIGTVIGTGINRETLGELQLLWKPALVITFTLLITGILVGLLISKFLGVEKVVALLGAAPGGTIGMSLVGAEFGVGAAVAALHAVRLITVLFLIPAIVNFLAPTGSVDITK
- a CDS encoding Signal peptidase I, whose amino-acid sequence is MPLKQMAKEKEEKGFLKKFGKWAPIIGVAWVLLNIIVPLALLRIPFVHKYLVALTEKLPFAIPGVS
- a CDS encoding 2OG-Fe(II) oxygenase, producing the protein MDLIASYSNKGFEAVADGVISFFDRRKDLYRNGIAFGHSSEPAKVSTDISLVSIDRTDPESFAISEVIIRGVNAGLEKYLDERPLFRECCPEKSLFINPIFNLQRYAPGEGFKQWHCDWTVSEEATEPVKRVLAWILYCNDIEEGGTEFYWQGCHEEAKRGKLLIFPAGLSHIHRGRVNTTHVKTIATGWINAGNRDSYISRLAVS